The Acidimicrobiales bacterium DNA segment CAGGGTGTGGCCGTGGGGCTGCGGCGCTCACCGTTGTCGCACTGCTCGACGACGTCGATCTGACCGTTGTCCGAGATGCCGTCGAGGAAGCACCCCTGGGCGACGACCGAGCTGCCGAGGTCTGCGTCGACCAGTCCGGGATGGTCGTCATCGACCCCGCTGTCGATGACGGCGACGACACGCCCCTCGCCGCTGTACCCCTCGATCCGGAAGTCGGTGGCGCCGACCGTGGCGGTGCTCTCGTCGAGGGTGAGCTGCAGATCGTCGCGAGCCGTTCTCACCGACGCCACCGAAGCCGACGATTCCAGCGCCGCGAGGCCGTCGAGTGTCACGTCGGCCGCCATGAGATCCAGGGATTCGAGCACTCCGGTGGTCTCGATGCCGTCGGACAGGTCGAGCAGACTCGCCTGGATCGGCGCGTCGCCGGGAACCCCGAGATCGACGAGATCGACGATCACCGCCACAGTGTGGTCGGCCTCGCTGCCGCTCGGCTCCCCGCCCTCCGCTGCGCCGGCGCGCCCGTGGGTCGACAGCAACACCGCGAGGGCGGCGACCGTGACGAGCGGGATGCGACGCATTCTGGCTCCGTTCGGGCGAGGCGGATGTACCACTCCGTATTCAACACCAGTAACTTCGGCACCGTGGTTCGGGCCCTGAGACTTCTCGTCGAGGTGACGCACACAGACGGCGCACTTCCCGTAGATTGGGGATCTCCTGTCGCGGGCGGTCCGCCAATGGGATCCCGATGATTCGTCTGCCTCTCCGTCGCTTCGCCCTCGCGGTGCTCATCACGCTGGTCGCCTTCGGCGCCGCGCCCGTCGCCGCTGACACCCCCGTGCCCACGATCAGCTTCATGGGCGGTGGATTCGGCCACGGCATCGGCATGTCGCAATACGGCGCGCTCGGTCGCGCCGAGGCCGGGCACACCTACGACGAGATCCTCGGCTTCTACTACCCGGGCACCACCCGTCAGCCGATCCCCGGCCCACTCGGCGACGACAACGACATCGACGTGCGCCTCGGCGTGCGCTCCACCGTGGCGATCACCCCCGCCGGCGGCGATCTCGCCTTCGCCATGACCGGTGGCGAGGTGTTCGCCACCTCGCCCGGCCCGGTCACGGCGACGTACCTCCCTCCTTCCGGCCCCGAAACACCGGGCAAATGGCGCCTCCTGGTCGGCAGCGGCGCCGAGCAGGTCGACCTCTGCGCGGCGTCGGCCTGCACCGGCCAGCTGGGCATCACCACGACGGGAACCCACGTGCTCGTGACCGAGGGCCCCGGAGGCGCCGGTATCGGGGTCCCCCGCGGCGGTCCGTCCTCGGGGGCCTACGCCCGAGGCAGGATCCTCCTTCGTCCCGGCGCCACCGGCGGCAACTGCGGGAGCGCCACCGACTTCTGCGTCGTGCACGGCGACCTCGCCATCGACGACTATCTGCGGGGTATCGCCGAGATCCCCCAGTCCTGGCCCATCGAGGCGCAGAAGGCGCAGGCCGTCGCCGCCCGCAGCTACGCCGCATCCGCCGTCATCCGCCGAAACGGCAACGGCAACGCGTGGGACGTCGTCAACGACACCGGCGATCAGTACTACGTCGGCTACGGCGTCGAACTGTCCGGCTGCCTCGAGTGGTGCAAAGGCATCGACGCGACCGCGAACGAGATCCTCACCCACGGTGGCGTCATCGCCGAGACCTACTACTCGGCCTCCAACGGCGGCGCGACGGCCGAGCCGCCCCACGTATGGGCGTCCGGCTCAACCCGGCCCTATCTCGTCGCCAAGGCCGACCCGTTCGACGGCAACGACGCCAACCCGTACCGGGCCCGAGAGGTGGCCTACCCGCTCGCCGACGTTTCCCGCTGGCTCAACGAGTACCACCTGCGCGTCCCCGACGCCGGCGATCAACTCCAGGTCGGCACCGTGCGAGCCATCACGATCGAGGACGTTCCCGCTTCCGGCCGCCTCAACTTCGCCGAGGTGACCATCGTCGGCACGAAGAAGACGGTCGTGGTCACGAACTCCGACGGCAGGCCCTACGGCGAACGGTTCTACAACGCGCTGAAGCTCGGGTGTCAGGCCACGTTGCTCTGCGATCCACTCGTCTCGTCCAACTTCTCGCTCCTCCGGCTGATCTCGTTCACCGACGTCGAGTTCGACGACTACTTCTACGTGCCCGTCCTCTGGATGACCACCGAGGAGCTGACCACCGGCGTCACGCCCACCACGTTCGGGTCCGGAGAGTCCAACACCCGGGGTCAGTTGGCCACCTTCGTCTGGCGTTTCGCGGGCAAACCGCAGGCCACGGTCCCCCACGGGTTCACCGATCTCGTCGCCGACAGCTACTACGAGGACGCGGTGGCCTGGATGAGAGAGAACGGCATCACCACCGGCACCTCGCCGATGGAGTTCACCCCCCAGGGCTCCGTCACCCGAGCCCAGGCGGCCACCTTCCTCTGGCGCTTCGCCGGCGCACCCGAGTCGACGGCCGACCACGACTTCACCGATGTCCCCGACGATCGCTACTTCACCGAAGCGGTCCGTTGGATGGTCGAGTGGGACATCACCACCGGCACGACGCCCACCACGTTCGCTCCGGAGGAGCCCCTCACCCGGGCCCAGATCGCCACGTTCCTCTGGCGGCTGGCCGGTGCCCCCGGCGCGTTCGCCGAGGGTGTCGAACTTCCCGCGGCCATGAGGACCACGTCGTGATCTCGCGCCGCCGGGTCCTTCAGACCGCGGCGGCGGTCCCCGCGCTCGGTCTGCTGCCGGGTTTCGTCAGGACAGCCGGCGCGAACGCCGGCACGCCCGTGGGCGCCGGCGCCATCGTCGAGGCCGACGGCCTCACCGGTCTCTCGCTGAGCTGGACGGGCGATACGCACACCGGTGCAGTGGTGCGGGCGCTCGTCGACGGCACCTGGGGCCAGGACATCGAGGTCGAGAGCGACCACGGCCACGGACCCGATGATCCGTCGGGCCGAGCCCACGGACCCGCCGTGATGGTGCCCGGGGCCGAGGCCTACTGGGTTGCGAACCGGGGCGTCGACGACCTGCGGGTCCACGAGATCACCGCCCCCGAACGGCGGCTGCGAGCCGCCGCACTCACGATCGTCACCCCGATTCCGGGGCTCGAGATCATCGATCGCAGCAGTTGGACCGACATCCCCCGCCGCGACACCATCGATTGCGCCCTCACCACCTCGGTGTTCGGTCTCGGCTGTCGCGCCGACGTCGGTCTTCGCCACGGCATCGTCCATCACACCGTCAACCCCAACGGCTACTCGGAGTCGGCCGTCCCCGACCTGATCCACGGCATCCAGCGGTACCACGTCGACACACGGGGCTGGGACGACATCGGCTACAACTTCGTGATCGATCGATTCGGCCGCATCTGGCAGGGGCGCGAGGGCGATCTCTACGAACCGATCGCCGCCGGGCACACCACCGGCCTCAACGGCGAGAGCGTCGGCGTCGCCGTGCTCGGCACGTTCAGCACCGACACCGTCCCTGACGCCGTCGTGGAGTCGCTCGGCCTGCTCCTCGGGTGGAAGTTGAGCCTCCACGGTGTCGACCCACTCGGCCACACGCTGGTTCGGTCGGCGGGCAGCGACCTCGCCGAGCCCGGAGAATTCGTCGATGTCGACAACATCAGTGGCCATCGAGACAACGGGCAGACGTCATGCCCCGGCACGGTCCTCTACGAACGACTCGACGAGATCCGTTCGGCGGCCGCCGAACTGGTGCCGGTCTTCGGTCACCTGACACCCACCTACAGTCTCGACGACGTCCGCTGCGAGGGCTGGGTGATCGATCGTTTCTCGCCGGCCGAGGCGCAGGACATCGAGATCATCGTCGATGGTGGCGAGCCCATCGTGATCACCGCCGACGGCGAGGTCGACGACCTGGCCGACGACTATCCCGACGCCGGCGCCGCCCACGGTTTCGACCACACCGTGCCGATCGACCTCGACACCACGTCCATCGTGGTCCGGGCCACGGCCGCCGACGGCCGCACCGCCGATCTCATGGACCTCACCCTGTTCGCCACGTTCGTGGATGTGGAGCCCACGCGGTTCTTCGCCCCGGGCGTCTACTATCTGCGCCAGAAGGGCCTGACCACCGGCACCCGGCCGGGCCTCTTCGAGCCGATGGACCATGTCACCCGTGGCCAGATGGCCACCTTCCTCCATCGGTTCATGGACCTGCCGCCATTCACCGCGCCGGCACCCTTCGTCGACCTGGTCGAGGGTGCCTTCTACGAGGCCGCCGTGAACTGGCTCTACGAGTCGGGCGTCACCACCGGCACCTCGCCCACCACGTTCGAGCCGGAGGCCTTCGTCACCCGCGGTCAGATGGCCACGTTCCTGTGGCGGATGTGTGGCCAGCCGGCCGCGCAGTCGTCCGCCGTGTTCTCCGACGTACCCTCGGGCGCCTTCTACGAGAAGGCCGTCGCCTGGATGGCCGAGCTCGGGATCACCACCGGCATCTCGCCCACCCTGTTCGCCCCGCTCGACAGGATCCGGCGCGGCGAGATGGCCACCTTCCTGCAGCGGCTCGGCACCACCCCTGAAGCCTGGACGCTGGTCGAGCCGCCCTCCGCGGTCGACTTCTAGCCTCGGGCTCAGCCGTTCGCGTCGGGTACCCGGCGGCCGGCGAGTTCGTAGGTCCAGGCGGTGAGATCGTCGACCGGGTCGCCGCACCACGCCAACATGGCTCGTCGCCCGTGGTCGTGGGCCCGTTGGACCTCCTCGCGATCGGCCAGGACCCGTTCGAGTTCGGCGAAGAACGCCGCCTCGTCGCTGAGCAGGAACGCCCTGGTGAGGCCCCAGCGCTCCTCGAGTTCGACCTGATACGGGTGGCGTCCGGCCCAGGTGTTGAACCGCAGCGACGGTGTCCCGATGACGCCGGCTTCCGAACACACGGTCTGGCTGTCACCGACCACGAGGTCGGCGGCCGCGAGGACGTGGTGGAACCGATGGTGCGCCGCAGTGATGCGCCGCTGGACCAGATCGGCGGGGAGATCGGCCTCCGAGGAGATCAGCACGGTGCCGGTGGCCGACAACATCTCGATCACCCGGTCGATCTGCGGGCGCGACATCCCGGCCTCGCTCACGTCGTGACTGGCGGTGAACGCGGTGAGTCGCAGCACGTGGAAGTTCTCGTCGGCCGCGAGCCCGAGCTCGGGGCGGATGTCGGGATCGGGAACGAAGCGTGACGGGTGGAGGTAGAAGAGTTCCTTGTAGCCCTGGTAGCGCCGGTGCTGGCGCCCGTAGCTCTTCTCGGTCGCGGAGGGACTCGCGATGATGTTCGCCAGCGGCCCGGCCACGTAGTAGAGCAGCCCGGCGACATGGCCGTCGTCGGTGTCGTACATCACCGGCGTGCGGGTCAGCCGGGCTGCGTGGACGCCGGCCGGCGATCGGGTGAGGACCACATCGGGCCGAAAGGCTCGGACCGTGCGCAACGCCCGCCAGTCGCGGACCAGCAGCTCGCGGGCCAACCCGAACATCGACGTGCCGGCGGTGGATGCTCGCACGTGTGGGCGCCGACGGGCCTCGATGAGCTCGACCACCGAGTCCTTCCCGGGCCGGGAGAGCCAGAGGGTCTCCTCGCCGTTGGCGAGCAGCCGGTCCTCGACCGCGCCGAGCGTCCACACATCGGCGGGGTGCACCGCATCGATCAACACCTTCATCCCGGGCGACGGTAGCGTCGCGGAATGCCCGACGCGCTCCGCCGACTCCTGGATCAGCGCGCCCAACCGCTGCCACCCCGGCTACGGACCGCCCTTCTGCTGACCTCGGGCATCGGCGTCGTCGTCGCCTCGGTGTGGGCCTGGCGATCGAGTGGCCTCGCCGTCGCCGACATCGACTGGCTCCCCATCGTCATCTCGTTCGCGATCGCCGCGCCGGCGAGCCTCGGGTTGAAGGCCGCCGAATTCCACGTGGCGGCCCGGGTCGCCGACCAGACGCCGCCGGCCCGCCGCAGCGTCGAGGTGGCGGTGATCTCCTCCGCCGCGAACCTGCTCCCCCTACCCGGATCCCTCCTCGTCACCGTGCGCTCCCTCTCGGAGGACGGCTCGACCTACGGCCGCGCGATCGCCGCATCCGCGGTTCCCGGCCTGGCCTGGCTCGGAATCACGGGTCTCGTCGGGGGCGTGGCCATCGGCCTGGAAGGCACATGGTGGCTCGCCGCCCTCGTCGTCGCAGCCGGATTCGGCGCCGGTCTGGGCGCGGCGTTGCTGTTCCGGGCGAACGCGCCGACGGCCGGGCGCGCCGGGCTCGCGGCGGCGGTCATCGCCGTCGAGAGTGGTTGGCTGGCGATCAGCGCACTCCGCCTCGGGCTCGCGGTCAGCGCCCTGGGCGTCTCGATCGACCCGACGCAGGCCGTGGCGCTCTCCGTGGCCGGGGCGCTCACCGTGGCGATCGGATTCTTCCCCGGCGGGCTGGGCGTACGGGAGGCGCTCATCGCCGCGCTGGCGCCACTGATCGGCCTCCAGTTCGACACGGGCGTGCTGCTCGGCAGCCTCGACCGGGTGATCTGGCTCGCGTTCTTGGCCGTGGCGGCCGGCGCGCTCGCGCAGGCCAACCGAGCGGGCCGACGCGCGCTCAGCTGAGGCGGGCCACCAGTTCGGCCAGCGGCGCGCGGAAGTCGCGGGTCTCGGGCAACCCCGACAGACGCAGGGCCATGTTGTCGAGCACCGAGTTCGCCGGCCGCGGCGCCGGATAGTCCATGCCCAGCTCCTCGGTGCTGCACGGGTTCACGCGGGACGGATCGGCGCCGGCCGCCGTCGCGACCTCGCGAGCGAACTCGAACCAGCTCACCGCACCCTGGTTGGTGACGTGGAACAGCCCGGGCCGCCTGGCCAGGGCCAGGTCCCGCAACACCGGGGCCAGGTCGGCGGTGAAGGTCGGGTGTCCGACCTGGTCGTCGACGAAGGTCAGCGTGTCGTGTTCCCCCAGGAGCCGCAGGATGGTCTTCACCATGTTGTTGCCGTGTTCGCCACACACCCAGGCGGTGCGCACGACGGTGGCCCCGAACCCGGCCTCGCGCTCGCCGGCCAGCTTCGACCGCCCGTAGACCGACACCGGACACGGTTCGTCCCACTCGTTGTACGGGCCGACCTTCGTGCCGTCGAACACGTAGTCGGTCGACACCGAGGCGAGGTGGGCACCGACGGCGTGCGCGCCCTCGGCCAGGTGGCGAACGGCGAGCGCGTTGACCGAGTACGCGAGATCGACCTCGGTCTCGCAGAGGTCGACCGCCGTCAACGCTGCGCAGTTGATCACCACATCGGGGCGCAGCTCGTGGAGCGCGCCGAGCACCATGGCGCGGTCGGCGATGTCGAGCTCGGGAAGGTCGACGGCGACGACCTCGTGGGGCTCGAGCAGTGGCTGGATCTCCGTACCGAGCTGACCGTTGGCTCCCGTGACCAGGATCTTCATCGAGCTGGGCCTCTCATCGAACAGCCGCCGTGTTCGCCTTCAGCGGCTCCCACCAGGCCCGATTGTCCCGGTACCAGGCGACCGTCTTCTCGAGACCCTCGGCGAAGTCCTGGGCCGGTGCCCAGCCGATGGCCTTCAGCTTCGAGCAATCGATCGAGTAGCGACGGTCGTGACCCAGGCGGTCCTCGACGTAGTCGATGGCGGACTCGTCACGCCCGCAGAGTTCGATCAATCGGTCGGTCAGCTCACGGTTGGTGATCTCGTTGCCCCCGCCGATGTTGTACACCTGGCCCGGTTCGGCGTTGCGCAACACCACGTCGACGCCCGAGCAGTGATCGGCGACGAACAACCAGTCACGGATGTTCATCCCGTCGCCGTAGAGGGGCACCGTGCCGCCGTCGAGCAGGTTCGTGGTGAACAGCGGGATGACCTTCTCGGGGAACTGGAACGGTCCGTAGTTGTTCGATGCCCGGGTGACGATGACCGGCACCCCGTAGGTCGTGAAGTAGCTCAACGCGATCAGGTCGGAACCGGCCTTCGACGCCGAGTAGGGAGAACGGGGGTCGAGGCCGTCGGTCTCGACCGAGGAGCCCTCTTCGACCGAGCCGTAGACCTCGTCGGTCGACACGTGGAGGAACTTGTCGACCTCGAGATGGCGGGCGACGTCGCACATGACGTTGGTGCCGTCGCAGTTCGTGCGCACGAAGGCGTCGGGGCCGGAAA contains these protein-coding regions:
- a CDS encoding SpoIID/LytB domain-containing protein, whose product is MIRLPLRRFALAVLITLVAFGAAPVAADTPVPTISFMGGGFGHGIGMSQYGALGRAEAGHTYDEILGFYYPGTTRQPIPGPLGDDNDIDVRLGVRSTVAITPAGGDLAFAMTGGEVFATSPGPVTATYLPPSGPETPGKWRLLVGSGAEQVDLCAASACTGQLGITTTGTHVLVTEGPGGAGIGVPRGGPSSGAYARGRILLRPGATGGNCGSATDFCVVHGDLAIDDYLRGIAEIPQSWPIEAQKAQAVAARSYAASAVIRRNGNGNAWDVVNDTGDQYYVGYGVELSGCLEWCKGIDATANEILTHGGVIAETYYSASNGGATAEPPHVWASGSTRPYLVAKADPFDGNDANPYRAREVAYPLADVSRWLNEYHLRVPDAGDQLQVGTVRAITIEDVPASGRLNFAEVTIVGTKKTVVVTNSDGRPYGERFYNALKLGCQATLLCDPLVSSNFSLLRLISFTDVEFDDYFYVPVLWMTTEELTTGVTPTTFGSGESNTRGQLATFVWRFAGKPQATVPHGFTDLVADSYYEDAVAWMRENGITTGTSPMEFTPQGSVTRAQAATFLWRFAGAPESTADHDFTDVPDDRYFTEAVRWMVEWDITTGTTPTTFAPEEPLTRAQIATFLWRLAGAPGAFAEGVELPAAMRTTS
- the rfbD gene encoding dTDP-4-dehydrorhamnose reductase — protein: MKILVTGANGQLGTEIQPLLEPHEVVAVDLPELDIADRAMVLGALHELRPDVVINCAALTAVDLCETEVDLAYSVNALAVRHLAEGAHAVGAHLASVSTDYVFDGTKVGPYNEWDEPCPVSVYGRSKLAGEREAGFGATVVRTAWVCGEHGNNMVKTILRLLGEHDTLTFVDDQVGHPTFTADLAPVLRDLALARRPGLFHVTNQGAVSWFEFAREVATAAGADPSRVNPCSTEELGMDYPAPRPANSVLDNMALRLSGLPETRDFRAPLAELVARLS
- the rfbB gene encoding dTDP-glucose 4,6-dehydratase yields the protein MKLFVTGAAGFIGSNYVRHVLETSDDEIVIFDALTYAGNMASIADVLGARVSFVEGDICDRDAVTAAMKGCDQVVHFAAESHVDRSISGPDAFVRTNCDGTNVMCDVARHLEVDKFLHVSTDEVYGSVEEGSSVETDGLDPRSPYSASKAGSDLIALSYFTTYGVPVIVTRASNNYGPFQFPEKVIPLFTTNLLDGGTVPLYGDGMNIRDWLFVADHCSGVDVVLRNAEPGQVYNIGGGNEITNRELTDRLIELCGRDESAIDYVEDRLGHDRRYSIDCSKLKAIGWAPAQDFAEGLEKTVAWYRDNRAWWEPLKANTAAVR
- a CDS encoding S-layer homology domain-containing protein, with protein sequence MISRRRVLQTAAAVPALGLLPGFVRTAGANAGTPVGAGAIVEADGLTGLSLSWTGDTHTGAVVRALVDGTWGQDIEVESDHGHGPDDPSGRAHGPAVMVPGAEAYWVANRGVDDLRVHEITAPERRLRAAALTIVTPIPGLEIIDRSSWTDIPRRDTIDCALTTSVFGLGCRADVGLRHGIVHHTVNPNGYSESAVPDLIHGIQRYHVDTRGWDDIGYNFVIDRFGRIWQGREGDLYEPIAAGHTTGLNGESVGVAVLGTFSTDTVPDAVVESLGLLLGWKLSLHGVDPLGHTLVRSAGSDLAEPGEFVDVDNISGHRDNGQTSCPGTVLYERLDEIRSAAAELVPVFGHLTPTYSLDDVRCEGWVIDRFSPAEAQDIEIIVDGGEPIVITADGEVDDLADDYPDAGAAHGFDHTVPIDLDTTSIVVRATAADGRTADLMDLTLFATFVDVEPTRFFAPGVYYLRQKGLTTGTRPGLFEPMDHVTRGQMATFLHRFMDLPPFTAPAPFVDLVEGAFYEAAVNWLYESGVTTGTSPTTFEPEAFVTRGQMATFLWRMCGQPAAQSSAVFSDVPSGAFYEKAVAWMAELGITTGISPTLFAPLDRIRRGEMATFLQRLGTTPEAWTLVEPPSAVDF